AGCGCGGCGCCCCGCTCCGGCTCGGCCTCAACTACATCATCCTGCCGGGGCGGGCCGACCGGCTCATGGACCTCGTGGACTTCGTGGCCGACCTGAACGAGCACTCCCCCGACCGTCCCCTGGACTTCGTGACGGTGCGCGAGGACTACAGCGGCCGCGAGGACGGCCTGCTCGCTCCTGGCGAGCGAGCCCAACTGCGCGATGCGCTGCGGGACTTCACCGCGTACGCGCGAGAGCGAACTCCCGCGCTGCACATCGATCTCGGTTACGCCCTGGAGAGTCTGCGCAGCGGGGTGGACACCAAGCTCCTGCGCATCAGCCCGCAGACCATGCGAGGCTCCGCGCACGCGCAGGTCGCGGTGCAGGTCGACCTGCTGGGCGATGTCTACCTCTACCGCGAGTCGGGATTCCCCGAACTCGTGGGCGCGCACCGCTACATCGCCGGGCGCGTCACCCCGGCCAAGAGCCTGCACGAGGTGGTCCACGAGTTCGTCGAGCGGCATCCGCACATCGAGCCGCGACCCGGCGACGAGTACTTCCTCGACGGTTTCGACCAGGCCGTGACCGCGCGCCTCAACCAGATGGAGCAGGACATCGCCGACGGGTGGGAGGAGCACCGGGGCCTGCTGGGCGCGGACACCGCGGGGTGAGCGCGCCGCGCCGGGCTCAGCGTGCGGCCACCCGTTCCTCCAAGGCGGACACCACGTCCTGGGGACTGTTCTCAGCACGAGCCTCGTCGCGCAGCACGCGGGCCCGGTCGAGGAACGAGGGGTCGGCGAGCACCCGGGCCACGCTGTCGCGGAGGTCCTCGGCGCTCACCTCGCCCTCCTTGAGGTGCAGGCCCGCGCCCGCGGCGGCCGTCTGCTGCGCGCGCAGGACGGTGTCCCACAGGTACGGCACCATGATCTGCGGCACCCCGTGGTAGAGGGCCGTCGACCAGGTGCCGTTGCCGCCGTGGTGGACGACGGCGGAGCAGCCCTCCAGCAGTACGTCCATCGGGGCGAAGTCGACGACCCGGACGTTGTCCGGGAGCGGGCCGACCTTGGCCAGAGCGGCGGCGTCGGCCGTGACGACGAGATCGGCGTCGACCTCCGCGAGAACCCGGAGGTAGGAGTGGAAGACGTCCGGGTCGGCGGTGAAGCTGCTCCCGGTCGACCCGGTCGTCACGCACACCCGGCGTCGCGGCGCGGCCTCCTTCAGCCAGTCCGGCACCACGGCCCGGCCGTTGTAGGGCAGGTACCGCATGCCCACCGTCGGCAGCGACAGGTCGAGCCGGAACCGCTCCGGGAGCATGTCGACCGACCACTGGCCGACCACCAACTCCTCGTCGTACGCCACCCCGTGGCGCTCGGCGGCCTCCGTCAGCCAGTCGCGCAGCGGGTCGGGACGCTGCCCGGCGGGCCGCTGCGCGAGCCGCTCCACGAACTCCCGGCGGAAGTGCGCGTTCAGGTCGCTCGCGCTCAGCACCCGTGCGTGGGCGGCGCCGCATGCCCGGGCGGCGATCGCCCCGGCGAACGTGTACGGCTCCCACAGCACCAGGTCCGGGCGCCACTGGCGGGCGTACCCGACGAGGTCCCGGACGAACGACTCGTCGTTGATGACCGAGTAGAAGTAGGGAACGGACAGGTCGTACAGGTTGAACAGGTAGTCCCAGTCGAACGCTTCGGGCCGGGACAGATCGATGTCCGCGGAGTACTTCTGAAGTTCCGCGCCCTTCTCCTGCATCGCTTCGAGCAGCCGGTGGTCGTCGCCCACCGGTACGGCGGTCAGCCCGGCCCCGGTGATCGCGTCCGCGAAACCGGGCTGGCTGGCCACACGCACGTCGTGCCCCGCGGCGCGCAAGGCCCCCGCGAGCGACACGAAGCCATGGAAATGCGAGGTGTGCGCGAAAGCCGCGATCAGCACACGCATGAACAACTCCCCCAGGGGGCCGGATCGATGGACGGGACGTCGCCGATTGTGCCGCGACGCCCGGGCTGTGAACACGCTGA
The sequence above is a segment of the Streptomyces sp. NBC_01224 genome. Coding sequences within it:
- a CDS encoding activator-dependent family glycosyltransferase, translated to MRVLIAAFAHTSHFHGFVSLAGALRAAGHDVRVASQPGFADAITGAGLTAVPVGDDHRLLEAMQEKGAELQKYSADIDLSRPEAFDWDYLFNLYDLSVPYFYSVINDESFVRDLVGYARQWRPDLVLWEPYTFAGAIAARACGAAHARVLSASDLNAHFRREFVERLAQRPAGQRPDPLRDWLTEAAERHGVAYDEELVVGQWSVDMLPERFRLDLSLPTVGMRYLPYNGRAVVPDWLKEAAPRRRVCVTTGSTGSSFTADPDVFHSYLRVLAEVDADLVVTADAAALAKVGPLPDNVRVVDFAPMDVLLEGCSAVVHHGGNGTWSTALYHGVPQIMVPYLWDTVLRAQQTAAAGAGLHLKEGEVSAEDLRDSVARVLADPSFLDRARVLRDEARAENSPQDVVSALEERVAAR